A window from Esox lucius isolate fEsoLuc1 chromosome 16, fEsoLuc1.pri, whole genome shotgun sequence encodes these proteins:
- the gpr155a gene encoding integral membrane protein GPR155, which produces MEVPAVHNNLSYGSMEPPDTPPNMPIDKLFPALLKCFGIILCGYVAGRANIITSTQAKGLGNFVSKFALPALLFKNMVLLDFNNVIWPFLWSILIAKGSVFIIVSVITLLVASPETRFSKTGLFAIFATQSNDFALGYPIVEALYKNSHPEYLQYIYLVAPVSLMILNPIGFVFCEIQRWRDQKDRQQSKLHVVGVVLTQVLMNPIVFMVVIGITFHFILDRNIPVFMEQFVDGLANSFGGAALFYLGLSMVGQLGKFTKSTVISLILLITAQLLVMPLICREMVELLDSDNSSSALNHSSLSNYAFLYGVFPTAPSVAIYAAHYNMEIEVITSGMVISTFLSAPIMYVSAWLLTIPWMDPKPLMDSLQNVSFNVSIISLVTLVWTVTVMFLSKKSKRLPHMFTINLFLAQILVCVGMILWNFVVRQDNFIGCVLTFTLLYCSLYSTYVWSGLIAFALVLMKRGGELKVAPGYLVIAGWGVPAVVSAVLLLSGERMPDTIDSSLFYGRPQVICTSVVLSFSILLAGASLMSLSRGTWDHKYQVLERDCVLDTTEDLRSQTVPDMCEPAENQTLSRECQMCDCAPPEPLPDITNMTDALLIHPGYCGSVCESPGCLLAQEEQQRQLADRQVARHVLLCLLLTVGLLANLSSCLWWLFNQVPGRLYLELQFFCAVVNYGQGFISFGIFGLDKHLIILPFKKKISSLWPRRKREEAPPRVLSDDVVMTCTQFATYPQRRNCVRDIVHQRRCGERTSADTFLGSEMVDWLLQAGLSQDRGEALLYGRRLQRGGVLQHVTREYNFQDDNLHYRFMA; this is translated from the exons ATGGAGGTTCCTGCCGTACATAACAACCTCTCATATGGGAGCATGGAACCTCCAGACACCCCTCCCAATATGCCCATTGACAAGCTCTTCCCGGCCCTCCTGAAGTGTTTTGGGATCATCTTATGTGGCTACGTTGCTGGGCGAGCGAACATCATCACATCCACACAGGCCAAAGGTCTGGGGAACTTTGTGTCCAAGTTTGCCCTGCCAGCATTGCTGTTTAAGAACATGGTATTGTTGGACTTCAACAATGTCATCTGGCCATTTCTGTGGAGTATTCTCATCGCCAAAGGGTCTGTGTTTATTATTGTATCTGTGATAACACTATTGGTTGCCAGCCCTGAAACTCGCTTCAGCAAAACAGGTCTCTTTGCAATCTTTGCTACTCAAAGTAATGACTTTGCTTTGGGATACCCTATTG TTGAGGCCTTGTACAAGAACAGCCACCCAGAATACCTGCAGTACATCTACCTGGTAGCACCCGTGTCCCTCATGATTCTCAATCCCATCGGCTTTGTCTTCTGTGAGATTCAGAGGTGGAGGGACCAGAAGGACCGGCAGCAAAGCAAACTGCATGTAGTGGGCGTGGTACTCACGCAGGTTCTGATGAACCCAATAGTCTTCATGGTGGTTATTGGCATCACTTTTCACTTCATCCTGGACCGGAACATCCCTGTTTTTATGGAGCAGTTTGTGGACGGGCTGGCCAACTCTTTCGGGGGAGCGGCTCTGTTCTATTTGGGTCTGTCCATGGTGGGCCAGCTGGGGAAGTTCACCAAGTCCACAGTTATATCCCTGATTCTGCTCATCACAGCACAACT GTTGGTGATGCCGTTGATCTGTCGGGAAATGGTGGAGCTGCTGGATTCGGACAACAGCAGCTCTGCTCTCAACCACTCCAGCCTGTCCAACTATGCGTTCCTGTACGGTGTGTTCCCGACAGCCCCCAGCGTGGCCATATATGCTGCCCACTACAACATGGAGATAGAAGTT ATTACCTCAGGCATGGTAATAAGCACGTTCCTCTCAGCTCCCATAATGTATGTTTCTGCTTGGTTGCTGACAATACCGTGGATGGACCCTAAGCCATTGATGGATTCGCTGCAGAACGTCAGCTTTAATGTCAGCATCATCAGCTTAGTAACACTG GTTTGGACAGTAACTGTCATGTTCCTGAGTAAGAAATCTAAGAGACTACCTCACATGTTCACCATCAACCTGTTCCTGGCACAG ATTCTAGTTTGTGTTGGCATGATCTTGTGGAACTTTGTCGTGAGACAAGACAACTTCATTGGATGTGTGTTGACATTCACACTGTTGTACTGCTCACTGTACAGTACCTATGTATGGTCAG GCCTGATAGCCTTTGCCCTTGTCCTGATGAAGAGGGGGGGGGAGCTGAAGGTTGCACCAGGTTATTTGGTAATTGCAGGCTGGGG AGTCCCGGCTGTTGTCTCGGCGGTGCTCCTCCTGAGCGGGGAGAGGATGCCCGACACCATCGACTCGTCTTTATTCTACGGGAGGCCCCAG GTCATCTGCACCTCTGTTGTCCTTTCCTTCAGCATACTGCTGGCTGGGGCCTCACTGATGAGCCTTAGTCGGGGCACGTGGGACCACAAGTACCAGGTCCTGGAGAGGGACTGTGTTCTGGACACCACAGAGGACCTGAGATCTCAAACCGTCCCAGACATGTGTGAGCCAGCTGAGAACCAAACGCTCAGCCGAG AGTGCCAGATGTGTGACTGTGCCCCGCCCGAGCCTCTGCCTGACATCACAAACATGACCGACGCACTCCTCATCCATCCAG GTtactgtgggtctgtctgtgagtcTCCCGGCTGTCTCCTAGCCCAGGAGGAACAACAGAGGCagttggcagacagacaggtggccCGTCACGTACTCCTATGCCTGCTACTGACTGTTGGCCTACTAGCT AACCTGTCCAGCTGCCTGTGGTGGCTGTTTAACCAGGTTCCTGGTAGACTCTACTTAGAGCTGCAGTTCTTCTGTGCTGTGGTCAACTATGGGCAG GGCTTCATCTCATTTGGGATCTTTGGGCTGGACAAACACCTGATAATactgccatttaaaaaaaa GATATCCAGCCTGTGGCCAAGAAGGAAACGAGAGGAGGCGCCACCGCGTGTTCTGTCTGACGACGTCGTCATGACCTGCACTCAGTTCGCCACGTACCCACAGAGAAGGAACTGTGTCCGGGACATAGTCCACCAGAGGAG GTGTGGGGAGCGGACATCGGCGGACACCTTTCTGGGCAGCGAGATGGTGGACTGGCTGTTGCAGGCGGGTCTGTCGCAGGACCGCGGCGAGGCGCTGCTCTACGGGAGGCGGCTACAGCGAGGCGGGGTGCTCCAGCACGTTACCCGGGAGTACAACTTCCAAGACGACAACCTGCACTACCGCTTCATGGCGTGA